A single window of Senegalia massiliensis DNA harbors:
- the murI gene encoding glutamate racemase, with amino-acid sequence MKIGIFDSGVGGITVLKEALTQLSEQEYIYYADKLNVPYGTKPKEEVKQYIFDVVEFLNSKNIDALIIACNTATSIAVKELRDKYKFPIIGMEPAVKPAVENSEDKKVIVTATSLTLKEKKFNDLVTKLNSRDIVDSLPLPKLVEYAESFIFDEDTIVSYLRKEFEKFNLDEYGTVVLGCTHFPYYKEYFKKVLPSNIDIIDGNFGTINHLKNLLNIQDKFEDNTENKITFYISGEEDNEILVKYLNLL; translated from the coding sequence ATGAAAATTGGTATATTTGATTCAGGAGTAGGAGGAATAACTGTATTAAAAGAAGCTTTAACACAGTTATCAGAACAAGAATATATATATTATGCAGACAAACTAAATGTTCCTTATGGGACAAAACCTAAAGAGGAAGTTAAACAATATATATTTGATGTAGTAGAATTTTTAAATTCTAAAAATATAGATGCTCTTATAATAGCATGCAATACAGCTACAAGTATTGCAGTAAAAGAATTGAGGGATAAATATAAATTTCCTATAATAGGAATGGAACCTGCAGTAAAACCTGCAGTAGAAAATTCAGAAGATAAGAAAGTTATAGTTACAGCAACTTCTTTGACCTTAAAGGAAAAGAAATTTAATGATTTAGTGACAAAATTAAATTCTAGAGATATAGTAGACTCTTTACCATTACCTAAATTAGTAGAATACGCAGAAAGTTTTATTTTTGATGAAGATACAATAGTCTCTTATTTAAGAAAAGAATTTGAAAAATTTAATTTAGACGAATATGGTACAGTGGTATTAGGATGTACACATTTTCCTTATTATAAAGAATATTTTAAAAAGGTCCTTCCAAGTAATATCGATATAATAGATGGTAATTTTGGAACAATAAATCATTTGAAAAATTTATTGAATATACAAGATAAATTTGAAGATAACACAGAAAATAAAATAACATTTTATATTTCTGGGGAAGAGGATAATGAAATACTAGTAAAATATTTAAACTTATTATAA
- the grxC gene encoding glutaredoxin 3 gives MSKKVTIYTFSTCPYCIRAKRLMDNKGVKYEEIEISNNNEKLEELKQRTNSATVPQIFINDRFIGGCDDIVELHKKGEFDKVFGIK, from the coding sequence ATGAGTAAAAAGGTTACTATATATACCTTTTCTACTTGTCCTTATTGTATAAGAGCAAAAAGACTAATGGATAATAAAGGTGTTAAATATGAAGAGATTGAAATAAGTAATAACAATGAAAAATTAGAAGAATTAAAACAAAGGACTAATAGTGCTACAGTACCTCAAATTTTTATAAATGATAGATTTATTGGAGGATGCGATGATATTGTAGAACTTCATAAAAAAGGTGAATTTGACAAAGTTTTTGGAATAAAATAA
- a CDS encoding thiamine-binding protein, producing the protein MPIVNVELQVLPRVEEKRLYDVVDEVIKYIDSCGVKYEVGPMGTTMEGEFDELMNIVKKAQNICVREGASRILSVVKIDYKPEGVTMNEKVGKYRK; encoded by the coding sequence ATGCCAATTGTAAATGTAGAACTTCAAGTATTACCACGTGTTGAAGAAAAAAGACTATATGATGTAGTAGACGAAGTTATAAAATACATTGATAGTTGTGGAGTTAAATATGAAGTAGGACCTATGGGTACTACAATGGAGGGAGAATTTGATGAGCTTATGAATATAGTAAAGAAAGCTCAAAATATTTGTGTAAGAGAAGGGGCTTCCAGAATATTATCGGTAGTTAAAATAGATTATAAACCAGAAGGTGTGACAATGAATGAAAAGGTGGGCAAATATAGAAAATAA
- a CDS encoding ABC transporter permease, whose protein sequence is MKRWANIENKIIPSIFFLFLLFIWEIVVRIGIVERYILPSPIDIITVFPEINSEIWPHISTTLQESAIGFIIAIILGIVLAIVMDNVKFIKKAIYPIVIISQTVPIIALAPLFAAWFGFGKLPKIMVVILVCFFPILVSLIHGLESADKDLINLLKSMGASKFQIFKEVKFPASLVSFFSGLRIAATYSIMGAVIGEWLGGKNGLGVYMLRVKHSFALDKFFAIIIIIVILSMILFKIINLLQNYLMPWEKGINKN, encoded by the coding sequence ATGAAAAGGTGGGCAAATATAGAAAATAAAATAATACCAAGTATTTTCTTTTTATTCTTGTTATTTATATGGGAGATAGTAGTGAGAATTGGTATTGTAGAAAGATACATATTACCTTCTCCTATAGATATAATAACAGTATTTCCAGAGATAAACTCAGAAATATGGCCTCATATTTCTACCACCCTTCAAGAATCAGCTATTGGATTTATCATAGCTATAATATTAGGCATAGTGCTAGCAATTGTAATGGATAATGTAAAATTTATAAAAAAGGCAATCTATCCTATAGTTATAATTTCTCAAACTGTACCAATAATAGCTTTAGCACCACTTTTTGCAGCATGGTTTGGATTTGGAAAGTTACCTAAAATAATGGTAGTAATACTTGTTTGTTTTTTCCCAATATTAGTTAGCTTAATTCATGGACTTGAATCAGCAGATAAAGATTTAATTAATTTACTTAAGTCAATGGGAGCGAGTAAATTTCAAATATTTAAAGAGGTAAAGTTCCCAGCTTCTTTGGTAAGTTTTTTTTCAGGACTTAGAATTGCTGCAACATATAGTATTATGGGAGCAGTTATAGGAGAATGGCTTGGAGGGAAAAATGGTCTTGGTGTATATATGTTGAGAGTTAAGCATTCATTTGCATTAGATAAATTTTTTGCGATTATCATTATAATAGTTATTCTTAGCATGATATTATTTAAAATTATTAATTTATTACAGAATTATTTAATGCCTTGGGAAAAAGGAATAAATAAAAATTAA